The Gemmatirosa kalamazoonensis nucleotide sequence CGCTCGCCGCCGGCCGCGGGAGCGACGTGCGCTTCCCGTTCCGCCTCGACCGCCGCACCGTGGCCGACGACAGCGCGACGTTCCGCTTCGACGTGAGCGGCGACGGGGACGCGGACGCGGTGCGCGTCGCGCTGCCGGTGAAGCCCGACTACCATCCGCGCGCGTTCGTCGCGTCGGGCGTGCTGCGCGACACCGCGACGGTGGATCTGCGACTGCCCGCCGGCATCGACCCGGCGCGGTCTCGCGTCACGCTCACCGTCGGCGGATCGCCGCTGGCGACCATTCGCGGCATCGCGCGCCAGCTCCGCGTCTACCCGTACGACTGCACGGAGCAGGTGACGAGCGAGGCGCTGCCGATCCTCGCGCTCCACCGCGCCCGTCCGAGCGACACGACACGTCGCGAGATCGCGCGTGCGGTCGACGTCATCAGCCGCCGCCAGCGCGGCGACGGCGGCATCGGCTACTGGTCGAGCACCGACTGGACGAGCGCGTGGCTCAGCGCGTACGCGGGGCTCGTGCTCGTCGAGGCGCGCGACGCCGGCGTGCGCGTGGACTCGGCGGTGTTAGGCAGGCTCGCCGCGTACGTCGTCGCGGACCTCAAGGGCACCGGCGCGCCGCAGTTCACCCCCGTCGCGAACCGCCATCCGCAGCGCCTCGTGCGGCTGAGCGACCAGGTCGCGGCGGTGGACTTCCTGAGTCGCTACGGCCGCCCCGACGCCGCGGCCGAGAACTCGCTGCTGCGCAACGCCGCGCAGTTGGGCACCGAGGACCGCGCGCGGCTGGCCGAGGTGCTCGCCCGCCGCGGCCAGCTCCCCGTCGCGCGCCGGCTGCTCGAGCCGACGTGGCGCCTCGTGCAGGTGGAGGGGCGGCGCGCCGTGCTCCCGGAGTCGACGACGACGCTGTACTTCGAGTCGACGGTGCGCCCCGTCGCGCGGCTGCTCACCGCGACGCTCGCCGTCGAGCCGGAGCACGCGCTCATCGGGCCGCTCGTCGAGACGCTCGCGCAGCAGGGGCGCGCGACGGAGCCGTGGAACACACAGGACTACGCGAGCGCCGTCTCCGCGCTCGCCGCGTACGACCGCGCGCGGAGGGCGTTGGGCGGCGACCGGCCGGTCCAGGTGCGGGATGCGCGCGGCCGCGTCGCGCTGCGCGCCGAGCCGCAGCGCGACTCCACCGTGCCGCTCGCCGGCCTGCTCGCCGGACCGCCTAACGATCCGCGGCTCGCCGCGCGGCTCGATGCCGGCGCGGGCGACGCGCCGGTGTACTGGTACGTCACCGTCACCGAGGTGCCCACCGCACCGCCGGTGACGCCGGAGGACCGCGGGATCCAGGTGGAGCGCTGGTACGAGCGCTACCCGGCCGGTGGCCCGGTGACGCGCATGGCCGAGGGCGATCTCGTGCGCGTGCGGCTCCGCATCACCGTGCCGAACACGCGCCAGTTCGTCGTCCTCGACGACGCGCTCCCCGCCGGGCTCGAGGCGGTGGACCTCAGCCTGCGCACCGCGTCGTCGATGCCCGGACCGGGCGCGGCGCCTGACGACGCGCGCGGGTCCGACCAGCCCGACGCGCCGCAGTGGGGCTACGGCCGCTGGGACGCCGGCTGGTGGTCCCCGTTCGACCACGAGGAGATCCGCGACGACCGCGTGGTGTACTCGGCCAGCGTGCTGTGGCCGGGCACCTACACGGCCACGTACATCGCGCGCGCGACGACCGCCGGCACGTTCGTCCGACCGCCGGCGCACGCCGAGGAGATGTACAACCCCGGCGTGCACGGTCGCAGCGACGGGGGAACGTTCGTGGTGACGGAGAAGCGGCCGTGACGGTGCTCGGCGGGTTCGTCCGCAGATTACGCATATTACGCAGATTGCGTGGATCGCCTGTTCCGTTAGGCACAAAGGACGGTCGGCATGGTCTGCGCAATCTGCGTAGTCTGCGGATCGTCGTTGCCGTTGCCGTTCCTGTCGCCGCCGCGACCTGGATCGCCTGGCCGCTGCCCGACGATCTCCTCTCGCACGACCGCGCGACGGGCGTCACGATCGTCGACCGCGACGGTGCCGTGCTGCGCGCCACCCGCGCCGCCGACGGTACCGATGCGTCGTGGGTGCCGTACGACCGCATCGACCCCGACGTCATCACCGCGTTCGTCGCCGTGGAGGATCGCCGCTTCTGGGAGCACCACGGCATCGACGCGCGCGCCGTGCTGCGCGCCGCGTGGCGCAACGTGCGCGCGCGCCGCGTCTCCTCCGGCGCGTCGACGATCACCATGCAGCTCGCGCGGCTGCTGCGCCCGCGCGGCCGGAGCGCCGCGGGGAAGGTCGCGCAGGCGCTGTGGGCGCTCCGCCTCGAGGCACACGTCGGCAAGCAGCGCATCCTCGAGGAGTACCTGAACCGCGTGCAGCTCGGGCAGGGCACCGCCGGCGTCGGCGCGGCGAGCGCGGCGTACTTCGGCGCGTCGGCGTCGGAGCTGAGCCTCGCGCAGGCCGCGCTGCTCGCCGGCATCGCGCACGCGCCGTCGCGCGACAACCCGCACGCGTCGCCTGCGCGCGCCCGCGCGGCTCGTCTGCTCGCGCTGCGCCGCCTCCGTCGACTCGGCCTGACGGATTCGGAGACCGTCGCGCGGGCGCGCGTCGAGCCGCTCGTGGTGCCGCCGCGCGTCGCGCCGTTCCTCGCGCCGCACTTCACCACGCGCGTGCTCGCCTGGAGCACCGCCGACCGACGCGGTGCGCCGATCCGCACCTCGCTCGACCTCGGGCTGCAGATGGAGCTCGAGGGCGAGGTGCGGCACACCGTCGACATGCTCGGCGACCGCGGCGTACGACAGGCAGCGGCGGTGGTGCTCGACAACGCGAGCGGCGAGGTGCTCGCGTGGGTCGGCTCGCCCGACTTCTGGTCGAGCGACGACGGGCAGACCGACATGGTGATGTCGCCGCGCCAGCCCGGGTCGGCGCTGAAGCCGTTCCTGTACGGGCTCGCGTTCGACCGCGGCTACACCGCCGCGACGGTGCTGCCCGACGTGCCGAAGGCGTACCCCACCGCCACCGGTCCCTACGCGCCACGCGACTACGACCGCCGCTTCCGCGGCCCCGTGCGCGCACGCGAGGCGCTCGCCAGCTCGTACAACGTCCCCGCCGTCGAGCTCGCGTCGCGGCTCGGCGCCGGCGCGCTGCTGCAGACGCTGCACCTCGCGGGCTTCGCGTCGTTGGGCAGGGACGCCGAGCACTACGGGCTCGGGCTCGCGCTCGGCAACGGCGACGTGACGCTCGTGGAGCTGGCGAACGGCTATCGCGCGCTCGCGAACGGCGGCGTGTGGCGGCCGTGGACGTGGCGTGCGGGCGCCGCCGGCGAACCGCGGCGCGTGCTGTCGCCGCTCGCGAGCGCGCTCGTGCTCGACATCCTGCAGGACGCCTCCGCGCGCATCCCCGGCTTCGGCGTGAGCACGCCGTTCGACTTCCCGTTTCCCGTCGCGGTGAAGACGGGCACGAGCCGGCACTTCACCGACAACTGGGCCGTCGGCGCGACGGCGCGCTTCACGGTCGCCGTGTGGGCCGGCAACTTCAGCGGCCAGCCGATGCAGGGCGTGAGCGGCGTCACCGGCGCCGGCCCGCTGCTGCACCGCGCCGTCATGGCCGCGTCGCGCCGCGTGTCGCCCGGTACGCTGCCGTCGCCCGAATCGTTAGGCGCGGAGCGCGTCGCGGTGTGTCGGCTCTCCGGGCTCCGCGCGACCGACGCGTGCGCGCGCCTCGACGAGTGGTTCGCGCCCGGCACCGCGCCCACGCGCGCCGACGACTGGGAGCGGGGCGGCGTCGTGGTCCTCCCCGACGAGTACGCGGCGTGGGCGCGAAACGGCGCGCACCCCGCCGGCGACGGCCCGACGCTCCCCGCGACACGGCCCGGCACGCGCGCCGTCCCCGCCACGCGCGCCGCATCGTTAGGCATCTCGCGCTTCCGCATCCTCTCCCCGCTCGACGGCGACCGGTATGCGATCCCCGTGGGCGTCGAGGCGCGGTACGCGACGATCGGTCTGCGGGCCGCGGGTCCCGGCGCGGCGCATGTGACCTGGACGGTCGACGGCGTCAGGCACGACGGGGAGCGGTGGGCGCTCGTGCCCGGAGCGCACGAGATCGTGGCCGCGTCGGCGCGAGGCGATACGGCGAGGGCGAGGGTCGAGGTCACACCATGACGCATCATCTCCACCGCGTTACCATCACGGCCATACAGCGCTGTATGGAAATGATGGTGACGCGATGGAGATGACGCGTCACATCCCTCGCCTCTCGCCTCTCGTCACGCAGCCGAAGTAGCCGCTGCGACGCGAGGGCACATTCCGCGCATGCGCACCCTCCTGCTCGTCGCCGCCGCGGCGCTCGTCGCCCTCCAGCCGCCGCCGTCGACCATGACGACGTCCTACGAGACCGTCACGCTCGCTCCCGGCGTCACCGCCTTCCTCTCGCCGCCGGGCCTCGGCGCGTGGGTCACGGGCAACTCGCTGGTCGTCGTCGGCGACAGCGCGGCGCTCGTCGTCGATCCCGGCCACTTCCCGCCGCTCACGCGGAAGATGATCGCCGACGTTAGGCGCCTGACGAACAGGCCCGTGCGGTGGGTCGTCGACACGCACTGGCATCCCGACCACTGGATGGGGAACGCCGAGTACGCGGACGCGTTTCCCGGGGTGCGTTTCGTGAGCGCGCCGGCGACGCGCGACTCCATCCGCTCGCGCGGCCCCGGGTTCGTGAAGGGACACCAGGACTCCACCGCCGTCTACAAGGGCTACGAGGCGATGCTCGCGCGCGACGTCAGCCCGTTCCGCCCCGACCGCGCGATCGCGAGCGGCGAGCGGTACGCGTTGGGCCTCGCCGTCGCCGACGGGCGCGCGGCGTTCCCCGGTTGGCAGACGGCGCGCGTCGTCGCGCCCGACGTGACCGTCGCCGACAGCCTCGCCATCCACCTCGGCGGACGCGACGTGCAGGTGCGGTTCCTCGGCCGCGCGAACACGGCGGGCGACGTCGTCGTCTGGATCCCCGACGCGAGCCTGCTCGCGACCGGCGATCTCGTCGTCGCGCCGATCCCGTACGCCTACGGCTCCTACATCGGCGAGTGGATCGACGTGCTCGGCCGGCTGCACGCGTTCGGCGCGCGCACGCTCGTCCCCGGACACGGACCCGTGCAGCGCGACCTCGCGTACCTCGACCGCGTACGCGACGCGCTCGTCGTGCTGCGCGATCGCGCGGCCGACGCGGCACGCCGGGGGCTCACGCCCGACTCCGCGCGCGCGACGACCGCGTTCGACGATCTGGAGCGCCGGTTCGAGGGCGACGACCCGACGCTGCGCGGGCTCCTCTGGGTGCACTTCATCGCGCCCGGGTTCCCGCGCGCGTACGAGGAGGCGCGGACGGCGGGCCGTTAGGCACCGCCGGCCCGCCCGGCCGGGCTACTCGCTACTTCATGAAGCGATAGAGCCCGTACAGCCCGACCGCGGCACCCCCGATGGCGATCGCGGCGCCGCCACCGCCGCCCACCACGGCGCCCGTGATGATCCCGGCCGCGCCGACGACCATGAGCGCCGCGTTCTTCCCGGCGCCCACGTGACGCTCCATCCGCACCGCGTCGGTCGCGGCGCGCTGCTGCTCCACCGGAGCCGACGCCGCCGGCCGCGCGGCGACCTGGGCCGCCTCGTACATCACCGAGCGCGGTGCCGTCGCCGGCGCGGGCGTGGCGGGGGTCTCGGCGCGCACGGCCGCGGCCGGCGCCATCAAGGCGACGACGAGAAAGGGGACGCACGCCCGCGATGGGCGACGGATGAGCTGTCGCATGTGCTGCTCTCCTGATCTGGCGAGTGACGAGACCGGACGGTCCCGTTCGCCGCCACGAAGTGCAGCGTTTGTGCCCTAGGTCACATCCGGCGCCGGATTCTGCCGTCAAGAAGCGACAACGCGGTCAGCTCGGGACGAGATCGCGCGCCCCGCGCCCGGTCTCCACGCGTCCGCGCGCCGATTCCCGCGCCTCGGCGATCGGCACGTGGCGCCCCGCCTGGGCGAGCCCGACGCGCGGCATCGCGCCGTAGATCGCCTCGTACTCGCCGGCGCGCACGAGATACGTCTCGTGCCAGATCCCGACGTCGCCGCTGCTCACGCGGATCCGCTGGTTGAAGTGCGTCCACGCCGGCCAGTGCGCCGCGTCGCGGCTCCGCGCGTACGCCTCGAGATGCTCGAACGAGCGCCAGTACTGCACGAGGAAGAACACGCCCTGCGTCACGGCGAGCAGCCCGGCCTCGGGCCGGCCGGCGAGCTCCTTCAGCATGCGCGGCATCGCCAGCGCGACCGGCAGCCACTTGTGGACCTTCCACGGCTTGTTGACGCGCATCCCGATGATGAAGACCACGAAGTCGCCGTCGATCTCGGCCGTCATGCGCTGCGGAAAGATCGTCGCCACGAGCCACGCTCCTGCGGTGGGTGCCCCCACAGTACGCCGCGCCGCCGCCGGCGGATTGCGGCCGCGCAGATCCGGCGCGCGTGGTGGCGACGTAGATCGGCCGACCCCACCGCTCACCGAGGCCGACCCGATGCGCCGCTTCGTGCTCTTGACCGTCCTCACGCTGCTCGCCGTCGGCGCCGTGCCCGCCGCCGTGGGCCGCCTCGCCGCCCGGCCGCGCCCCGCGTCCGCGACGCCGAGCACGGCCACGGCGCCCGTCGTCGATGCCGACTCGGTGCGCGACCTCGACATCGCGTTCTGGGCCCGGCGCGGCAGCACGGATCCGTTAGGCGCCGAAGACCGCGTGATGCTCGCCTCGCTGCTGCTGCAGCGGGCGCGCGAGACGGGGAGCTACGGCGACTACCTGCGCGCCGACTCCGCGGCCCGCGTCGCGCTGCGCATCCGGCCCATGCGCAACGATCGCGCGATGGTGCTGCTCGCCTCCGCGCTCATGGCGCAGCATCGCTTCGTCGACGCGTACGACCTCGCCGCGCGGCTCGACGCGGAGTCGCCGGGCATCCCGAGCTACGAGGCGCTGCGCGGCGAGATCGCGCTCGAGCTCGGGCGCTACGACGAGGCCCGCGCGCTGTTCGACTCCGTGCTTGTCGTCGGCGGCGCGGTCGACGAGACGGTCGCCGCGCGCGTCGCGCGATGGGAGGAGCTCACCGGCCGCTCGACGCAGTCCCGCGCGCGATTCGCCGCCGCGGCGCGCGCCGCGCTCGCGCGCTCCTCGACGCCCGCGGAGCAGCGCGCGTGGTTCCGGCTGCGGCTCGCCGACCACGACCTGCGCCATGGCCGTCTCGCCTCCGCCGACTCGCTGCTGCACGCCGCGCTCGGCGACGCGCCGAAGGACTACCGCGTGCTCGGCGCGCTCGCTCGGCTGGAGTGGATGCGCGCGCGATACGCGGAGTCGGCCGCGTGGGGCGAGCGCGCGGTGACCGTGACGCTCGATCCGCAGACGCTCGCGCTGCTCAGCGACGACTACGCGGCGCTCGGCGACACGGCGCGCGCGGCGCAGTTCGCCGATGCCATGCGCGCGTCGGTGCTCGCGCAGACCGGGCCGCTGCATCGCGCGTGGAGCCTGTTCCTGCTCGACCACGGGCGCGACGCGCGCGGCGTGCTCGCGCGGAGCCGCGCCGAGCTGCGCACACGGCGCGACGTGTACGGGTGGGACGTGGAGGCGTGGGCGCTGCACGCGCTCGGCCGGGACGCCGCGGCGTGGGACGCGATGTCGCGCGCG carries:
- the pbpC gene encoding penicillin-binding protein 1C — protein: MLRATRAADGTDASWVPYDRIDPDVITAFVAVEDRRFWEHHGIDARAVLRAAWRNVRARRVSSGASTITMQLARLLRPRGRSAAGKVAQALWALRLEAHVGKQRILEEYLNRVQLGQGTAGVGAASAAYFGASASELSLAQAALLAGIAHAPSRDNPHASPARARAARLLALRRLRRLGLTDSETVARARVEPLVVPPRVAPFLAPHFTTRVLAWSTADRRGAPIRTSLDLGLQMELEGEVRHTVDMLGDRGVRQAAAVVLDNASGEVLAWVGSPDFWSSDDGQTDMVMSPRQPGSALKPFLYGLAFDRGYTAATVLPDVPKAYPTATGPYAPRDYDRRFRGPVRAREALASSYNVPAVELASRLGAGALLQTLHLAGFASLGRDAEHYGLGLALGNGDVTLVELANGYRALANGGVWRPWTWRAGAAGEPRRVLSPLASALVLDILQDASARIPGFGVSTPFDFPFPVAVKTGTSRHFTDNWAVGATARFTVAVWAGNFSGQPMQGVSGVTGAGPLLHRAVMAASRRVSPGTLPSPESLGAERVAVCRLSGLRATDACARLDEWFAPGTAPTRADDWERGGVVVLPDEYAAWARNGAHPAGDGPTLPATRPGTRAVPATRAASLGISRFRILSPLDGDRYAIPVGVEARYATIGLRAAGPGAAHVTWTVDGVRHDGERWALVPGAHEIVAASARGDTARARVEVTP
- a CDS encoding MBL fold metallo-hydrolase, coding for MRTLLLVAAAALVALQPPPSTMTTSYETVTLAPGVTAFLSPPGLGAWVTGNSLVVVGDSAALVVDPGHFPPLTRKMIADVRRLTNRPVRWVVDTHWHPDHWMGNAEYADAFPGVRFVSAPATRDSIRSRGPGFVKGHQDSTAVYKGYEAMLARDVSPFRPDRAIASGERYALGLAVADGRAAFPGWQTARVVAPDVTVADSLAIHLGGRDVQVRFLGRANTAGDVVVWIPDASLLATGDLVVAPIPYAYGSYIGEWIDVLGRLHAFGARTLVPGHGPVQRDLAYLDRVRDALVVLRDRAADAARRGLTPDSARATTAFDDLERRFEGDDPTLRGLLWVHFIAPGFPRAYEEARTAGR
- a CDS encoding DUF4188 domain-containing protein gives rise to the protein MATIFPQRMTAEIDGDFVVFIIGMRVNKPWKVHKWLPVALAMPRMLKELAGRPEAGLLAVTQGVFFLVQYWRSFEHLEAYARSRDAAHWPAWTHFNQRIRVSSGDVGIWHETYLVRAGEYEAIYGAMPRVGLAQAGRHVPIAEARESARGRVETGRGARDLVPS
- a CDS encoding tetratricopeptide repeat protein, producing MRRFVLLTVLTLLAVGAVPAAVGRLAARPRPASATPSTATAPVVDADSVRDLDIAFWARRGSTDPLGAEDRVMLASLLLQRARETGSYGDYLRADSAARVALRIRPMRNDRAMVLLASALMAQHRFVDAYDLAARLDAESPGIPSYEALRGEIALELGRYDEARALFDSVLVVGGAVDETVAARVARWEELTGRSTQSRARFAAAARAALARSSTPAEQRAWFRLRLADHDLRHGRLASADSLLHAALGDAPKDYRVLGALARLEWMRARYAESAAWGERAVTVTLDPQTLALLSDDYAALGDTARAAQFADAMRASVLAQTGPLHRAWSLFLLDHGRDARGVLARSRAELRTRRDVYGWDVEAWALHALGRDAAAWDAMSRALAQGTEDAMLEYHAGVIAQTLGRADARAHLARALALNPSFHPTQAADARRRIEGTRAGGQEGRRGNGEGSCPPALLPSCPGAVR